The Neovison vison isolate M4711 chromosome 10, ASM_NN_V1, whole genome shotgun sequence genome has a segment encoding these proteins:
- the ZNF648 gene encoding zinc finger protein 648 produces the protein MTQVDPQERRSNVSPLCSLSEEAHDPRILSVSLDREDEDGGEAGDKGSPGDPDHQVYPRNSSQETQDSPDLPWHHPPSEEEKLSSPVSAGGVGKEPTVTPGKKAGWGSGESKITRNQDSPGPGTPPGTLPSDLSHKLLGRTQPLRDSLPVGDDGDARANLDAALGVPSSFPETGRDFCAQRGVDTSPDSSSPMCFPKPGGNWDLPTQETRTPARGSVPPASLTAAVLAKARTGRKGQKLEGAHEAGQGEAHPYKCLRGGRAFQKPSNPLSPSQPRGTKPYACELCGKTYSHRGTLQQHRRLHTGERPYQCPFCDKAYTWSSDHRKHIRTHTGEKPYPCPDCGKAFVRSSDLRKHQRNMHSNNKPFPCAECGLTFNKPLSLLRHQRTHLGEKPFRCPACDREFAVASRMMEHQRVHSGERPFPCPTCGKCFTKSSNLIEHQTLHTGQRPFKCADCGVAFAQPSRLVRHQRIHTGERPFPCTQCGQAFARSSTLKRHQQIHSGEKGFLCAECGRAFRIASELAQHIRVHNGERPYQCEDCGQAFTRSNHLQRHRAKHSTCKKETIPSSSDE, from the coding sequence ATGACACAGGTGGACCCCCAGGAAAGGCGGAGCAACGTGTCTCCTCTCTGCAGCTTGAGTGAGGAAGCTCATGACCCCCGGATCCTGAGCGTGAGCTTAGACAGAGAAGATGAGGATGGTGGGGAGGCAGGAGACAAAGGGAGCCCTGGGGACCCTGATCACCAGGTCTACCCAAGAAACAGCTCGCAAGAGACTCAAGACAGTCCTGACTTGCCCTGGCATCATCCACCCAGCGAAGAGGAGAAACTCTCCAGCCCCGTTAGTGCCGGGGGCGTCGGGAAGGAACCGACAGTGACGCCTGGAAAGAAGGCCGGCTGGGGAAGCGGTGAGTCCAAGATCACCCGGAACCAGGACTCCCCTGGACCAGGCACGCCTCCGGGGACCCTCCCTAGTGACCTGTCGCACAAGTTGTTAGGTCGGACGCAACCGCTTAGGGACTCACTACCCGTCGGAGATGATGGAGACGCGAGGGCAAACCTGGACGCTGCCTTGGGGGTCCCATCCAGCTTCCCTGAGACGGGAAGAGATTTCTGTGCACAGAGAGGCGTAGACACGTCCCCAGACAGCTCCTCTCCGATGTGTTTCCCCAAGCCGGGGGGCAACTGGGACCTCCCCACGCAGGAGACGCGCACCCCGGCCCGGGGTTCTGTCCCCCCAGCCAGTCTGACAGCAGCGGTGCTGGCCAAAGCGCGGACCGGCAGAAAGGGCCAGAAGCTGGAGGGTGCGCACGAGGCGGGGCAAGGAGAGGCACATCCGTATAAGTGCCTGCGGGGAGGAAGGGCCTTCCAGAAGCCCAGCAATCCTCTGAGTCCCTCGCAGCCGCGGGGCACCAAGCCTTACGCCTGTGAGCTGTGCGGGAAGACCTACTCTCACCGGGGCACGCTCCAGCAGCACCGGCGCCTGCACACGGGCGAGCGGCCCTACCAGTGCCCCTTCTGCGACAAGGCCTACACTTGGTCCTCCGACCACCGCAAGCACATCCGCACCCACACCGGGGAGAAACCCTACCCGTGCCCGGACTGCGGGAAGGCCTTCGTGCGTTCCTCCGACCTGCGCAAACACCAGCGCAACATGCACAGCAACAACAAGCCCTTCCCGTGCGCCGAGTGCGGTCTGACTTTCAACAAGCCGCTGTCGCTGCTGCGCCACCAGCGCACGCACCTGGGCGAGAAGCCCTTCCGCTGCCCCGCTTGCGACAGGGAGTTCGCCGTGGCCAGTCGAATGATGGAGCACCAGCGTGTGCATTCGGGCGAGcggcccttcccctgccccacctgcgGCAAGTGCTTCACGAAATCCTCCAACCTGATCGAGCACCAGACGCTGCACACTGGCCAGAGGCCCTTCAAGTGCGCCGACTGCGGCGTGGCCTTCGCGCAGCCCTCGCGCCTCGTGCGCCACCAGCGCATCCACACGGGGGAGAGGCCCTTTCCTTGCACCCAGTGTGGCCAGGCCTTTGCCCGCTCCTCAACCCTGAAGCGGCACCAGCAGATCCACTCCGGGGAGAAGGGCTTTCTCTGCGCCGAGTGCGGCAGGGCCTTCCGAATCGCCTCGGAGCTTGCCCAGCACATTCGGGTGCACAACGGGGAGAGGCCTTACCAGTGTGAGGATTGCGGCCAGGCCTTCACCAGGTCCAATCACCTCCAGCGGCACCGAGCCAAGCACAGCACCTGCAAAAAGGAGACCATCCCCTCCTCCTCTGATGAGTGA